A stretch of Anaeromyxobacter dehalogenans 2CP-1 DNA encodes these proteins:
- a CDS encoding ACT domain-containing protein, whose translation MPRVKQISAWVADRPGVMGEVADALGQKGVSIRAFMASVLDGRGFLRMVVDKPAAARRALTAHGWEITEDDVVEVTLPDRPGALGEVADRLGARGINVQYAYIGTAGSAKQVNLYLAVADVAAALRALR comes from the coding sequence ATGCCGAGGGTCAAGCAGATCTCCGCGTGGGTGGCGGATCGTCCCGGGGTGATGGGCGAGGTGGCCGATGCGCTGGGGCAGAAGGGCGTGAGCATCCGCGCCTTCATGGCGAGCGTGCTGGACGGGCGCGGCTTCCTCCGGATGGTGGTGGACAAGCCGGCCGCGGCGCGGCGCGCGCTCACGGCGCACGGCTGGGAGATCACCGAGGACGACGTCGTCGAGGTGACGCTGCCGGACCGGCCGGGCGCCCTGGGCGAGGTCGCGGACCGGCTCGGCGCGCGGGGCATCAACGTCCAGTACGCCTACATCGGGACGGCCGGCAGCGCGAAGCAGGTGAACCTCTACCTGGCGGTGGCCGACGTGGCGGCCGCGCTGCGGGCGCTCCGGTGA
- a CDS encoding patatin-like phospholipase family protein: MGHTGLVLTGGGARAAYQVGALRALAEIAGPGPMPFGVLAGISAGAINGAVLGCGAGDFLAAAERLQATWASLTPDRVFRTGALALAGVGGRWIRDLSAGGLVGKTGINYLLDPAPLRALLAGALPMGRLRRNLRTGRLRAVALSATNYHTGAGVTFFEGAPDIEPWIRSTRVGVRARLGLDHVMASAAIPIFFPPVRIERTFYGDGCVRMICPLSPAIHLGAERIVAISVRHLRSAAETARDEVSSGDGTLPLSEIAGVLLNAVFLDSLDSDVERLERINRTLALIPHERLGRGELELREVPALVLRPSLDLGKLAADEYGRFPRMLRYLLKGIGATGHAGEDLLSYLAFEPVYVHRVMDLGYADTMARRAEVEAFLAPDERGDRRDRNGRAAGGLRAR; this comes from the coding sequence GTGGGCCATACCGGTCTCGTCCTGACGGGCGGCGGCGCCCGGGCGGCATACCAGGTCGGCGCCCTCCGGGCGCTGGCGGAGATCGCCGGGCCGGGGCCGATGCCGTTCGGCGTGCTCGCGGGGATCAGCGCCGGCGCCATCAACGGCGCGGTGCTGGGCTGCGGCGCCGGCGACTTCCTGGCGGCGGCGGAGCGGCTCCAGGCCACCTGGGCCTCGCTCACGCCGGATCGCGTCTTCCGCACCGGCGCGCTGGCGCTCGCCGGCGTGGGCGGCCGCTGGATCCGCGACCTCTCCGCGGGAGGGCTCGTCGGCAAGACCGGGATCAACTACCTGCTCGACCCGGCGCCGCTCCGGGCGCTGCTCGCCGGCGCGCTGCCCATGGGCCGGCTGCGGCGCAACCTGCGCACCGGCCGGCTGCGGGCGGTCGCGCTCTCGGCCACGAACTACCACACCGGCGCGGGCGTGACGTTCTTCGAGGGCGCGCCGGACATCGAGCCGTGGATCCGGTCCACGCGCGTGGGGGTGCGGGCGCGGCTCGGGCTGGACCACGTGATGGCGTCCGCCGCCATCCCCATCTTCTTCCCGCCGGTCCGGATCGAGCGGACGTTCTACGGGGATGGCTGCGTCCGCATGATCTGCCCGCTCAGCCCGGCCATCCACCTCGGGGCGGAGCGCATCGTGGCCATCAGCGTGCGCCACCTGCGCAGCGCGGCGGAGACGGCGCGGGACGAGGTGAGCAGCGGGGACGGCACGCTGCCGCTGTCCGAGATCGCGGGCGTGCTCCTGAACGCCGTCTTCCTCGACTCGCTCGACTCCGACGTGGAGCGGCTCGAGCGGATCAACCGGACGCTGGCGCTCATCCCGCACGAGCGGCTCGGGCGCGGCGAGCTGGAGCTGCGCGAGGTGCCGGCCCTCGTGCTGCGGCCGTCGCTCGACCTCGGGAAGCTCGCCGCCGACGAGTACGGCCGTTTCCCGCGCATGCTCCGCTACCTGCTGAAGGGCATCGGCGCGACGGGGCACGCCGGCGAGGACCTGCTCAGCTACCTCGCGTTCGAGCCGGTGTACGTGCACCGCGTGATGGACCTCGGCTACGCGGACACGATGGCGCGCCGCGCCGAGGTCGAGGCGTTCCTGGCGCCGGACGAGCGCGGCGACCGGCGCGATCGGAACGGCCGCGCCGCCGGCGGCCTACGCGCGCGGTGA
- a CDS encoding D-cysteine desulfhydrase family protein, which translates to MPATREPAALNLPPRVPLARLPTPIEPSPRVGAALGLDLLYKRDDLTGLELSGNKARKLEYLLAEAEAAGADTLVTCGGVQSNHCRATAFAAAKRGLRAVLLLRVPDPARPPAPEANVLLDRLAGAEIRWVSHDEYRRRAELMDAVASELRAAGRRAYVIPEGGSSPLGSLGYLLAVAELRRQLPEAWRTGPLTLAYAVGSGGTGAGLELGVRALGWKDARPVGFAVCNDAAYFRATIAALCADARRRWPALPEVPADELRIDDGFIGPGYAQATSDGLEIIRRAAREDGVLLDPVYTGKAMLGLATRAREPGGLPAPRVVFFHTGGAFGLFPFANALAG; encoded by the coding sequence ATGCCGGCCACCCGTGAACCCGCCGCCTTGAACCTGCCGCCGCGCGTCCCGCTCGCCCGGTTGCCCACGCCCATCGAGCCGTCGCCTCGCGTGGGGGCCGCGCTCGGCCTCGACCTGCTCTACAAGCGCGACGACCTCACCGGCCTCGAGCTGTCCGGCAACAAGGCTCGGAAGCTGGAGTACCTGCTCGCCGAGGCCGAGGCCGCCGGCGCGGACACGCTCGTGACCTGCGGCGGCGTGCAGTCCAACCACTGCCGCGCCACCGCGTTCGCGGCCGCGAAGCGCGGGCTGCGCGCGGTGCTCCTGCTGCGCGTGCCGGACCCGGCGCGGCCGCCCGCGCCCGAGGCGAACGTGCTGCTCGATCGGCTGGCCGGCGCGGAGATCCGCTGGGTCTCGCACGACGAGTACCGGCGCCGCGCCGAGCTCATGGACGCGGTGGCGTCGGAGCTGCGCGCCGCCGGGCGGCGGGCCTACGTGATCCCGGAGGGCGGGTCGTCGCCGCTCGGGAGCCTCGGGTACCTGCTGGCCGTGGCCGAGCTGCGCCGGCAGCTCCCGGAGGCGTGGCGGACCGGGCCGCTGACGCTGGCGTACGCCGTGGGCTCGGGCGGCACCGGCGCCGGCCTCGAGCTCGGGGTGCGCGCGCTGGGGTGGAAGGACGCGAGGCCGGTGGGCTTCGCGGTGTGCAACGACGCGGCGTACTTCCGCGCGACCATCGCGGCGCTGTGCGCGGACGCGCGCCGCCGGTGGCCGGCGCTGCCCGAGGTGCCGGCGGACGAGCTCCGGATCGACGACGGGTTCATCGGCCCGGGCTACGCCCAGGCCACCTCCGACGGGCTGGAGATCATCCGCCGCGCCGCGCGCGAGGACGGGGTGCTCCTCGATCCGGTCTACACCGGAAAGGCGATGCTCGGACTGGCGACGCGAGCGCGCGAGCCGGGGGGGCTGCCCGCGCCGCGCGTCGTGTTCTTCCACACCGGCGGTGCGTTCGGCCTGTTCCCGTTCGCGAACGCGCTGGCCGGCTGA
- a CDS encoding WD40 repeat domain-containing protein: MLGRGGAWVALAAAVAIAGCGSGGKDPAPVTPPGGGAGGGGGGGDGGGGGGGGGGGGGGTTPPRFQFGTQGPWAVENATYGASAGIQESPVVGFSTDETQNRWLATPSALYLLRPGETTFRRYDEGDGLHLGANRMRYCRDRPVRPETPCADADVSWGVAAPEGIRSIVGGGPDEVFVGYHGIHPGGSDCGANGDGEDWCDPDRHSGKIDRVRLNADGTLAVERFDLVAGNHGAKYWHDRSIYRMVYDHFAHPHTLYAGTEHGVDLLFPDQFRWPDPPMEWLDSFNDDYMGDHLHASVCKDAPCDGSGANQRLGDWAGLAIDANGDLWHAGKWAAGLITWDADPFHWVARNGAAFKVAFGDPYYPDGTGNMPVFPVANEGHDVLMTGVAVCPDGTVWFSSAGPADGVMETVASWDGHRFTHYLSSALGLGERPVRDIACLPDGRVVLAGYTTGVSIWDPATRTSRSIRAGSGLPSDRVTAIEVDRMPSPPTLHVSTAGGAAAIRVLP, encoded by the coding sequence ATGCTCGGACGAGGCGGGGCCTGGGTGGCGCTGGCGGCGGCGGTCGCGATCGCGGGCTGCGGCTCGGGCGGGAAGGATCCCGCGCCGGTCACGCCGCCCGGCGGCGGCGCCGGCGGAGGCGGAGGGGGCGGCGATGGGGGCGGCGGAGGAGGCGGCGGCGGCGGCGGGGGCGGCGGGACCACGCCGCCCCGCTTCCAGTTCGGGACGCAGGGGCCCTGGGCGGTGGAGAACGCCACCTACGGCGCGAGCGCCGGCATCCAGGAGTCGCCGGTGGTCGGGTTCAGCACCGACGAGACGCAGAACCGGTGGCTGGCCACCCCGTCGGCGCTCTACCTGCTCCGGCCCGGCGAGACCACGTTCCGCCGCTACGACGAGGGCGACGGGCTGCACCTGGGCGCGAACCGGATGCGGTACTGCCGCGACCGCCCGGTCCGCCCCGAGACGCCCTGCGCCGACGCCGACGTGAGCTGGGGCGTGGCGGCGCCCGAGGGCATCCGCTCGATCGTGGGCGGCGGGCCGGACGAGGTGTTCGTGGGGTACCACGGCATCCACCCGGGCGGCTCGGACTGCGGCGCCAACGGGGACGGCGAGGACTGGTGCGATCCCGACCGCCACAGCGGGAAGATCGACCGCGTCCGCCTGAACGCGGACGGGACGCTGGCGGTCGAGCGCTTCGACCTGGTCGCCGGGAACCACGGCGCGAAGTACTGGCACGACCGGTCCATCTACCGGATGGTCTACGACCACTTCGCCCATCCGCACACGCTGTACGCCGGCACCGAGCACGGCGTGGACCTGCTCTTCCCCGACCAGTTCCGCTGGCCGGATCCGCCCATGGAGTGGCTCGACTCCTTCAACGACGACTACATGGGCGACCACCTGCACGCCAGCGTCTGCAAGGACGCGCCCTGCGACGGCAGCGGCGCGAACCAGCGCCTCGGCGACTGGGCCGGCCTCGCCATCGACGCGAACGGGGACCTGTGGCACGCCGGCAAGTGGGCCGCCGGCCTGATCACCTGGGACGCGGATCCGTTCCACTGGGTCGCCCGCAACGGCGCCGCGTTCAAGGTCGCGTTCGGCGACCCGTACTATCCCGACGGCACCGGCAACATGCCGGTGTTCCCGGTCGCGAACGAGGGACACGACGTCCTCATGACCGGCGTCGCGGTCTGCCCGGACGGCACGGTCTGGTTCTCGAGCGCCGGCCCGGCGGACGGGGTGATGGAGACGGTCGCCTCGTGGGACGGGCACCGCTTCACGCACTACCTGTCGAGCGCGCTCGGCCTGGGCGAGCGGCCGGTGCGCGACATCGCCTGCCTCCCCGACGGGCGGGTGGTGCTGGCGGGGTACACCACTGGTGTCTCGATCTGGGATCCGGCCACCCGGACGTCGAGGTCGATCCGCGCCGGGAGCGGCCTGCCGAGCGACCGGGTGACCGCGATCGAGGTGGACCGGATGCCGTCGCCGCCCACGCTGCACGTCTCCACCGCCGGCGGCGCGGCGGCCATCCGCGTGCTGCCCTAG
- a CDS encoding DTW domain-containing protein, whose product MPPAPDRCPRCAFPTALCLCAEVPRLRAPVRFLIVRHASERERMTNTARWAALALPGTEILEHGLPGEPLALPDLAAAGAVALFPSPVPTPPPPAPPRLVVVPDGTWSQARRMMQRIPALQRLPRLTLGGPPDGLRLRRPPRADGMSTLEAMAGTLSALGAPDAAERLLGLHAVAVERVLRLRGTWEAGCAEAAHGHLPRA is encoded by the coding sequence GTGCCCCCCGCCCCCGACCGCTGCCCGCGCTGCGCCTTCCCGACCGCGCTCTGCCTGTGCGCCGAGGTGCCGCGGCTCCGCGCCCCGGTCCGCTTCCTGATCGTGCGCCACGCCAGCGAGCGGGAGCGGATGACCAACACGGCGCGCTGGGCCGCCCTGGCGCTCCCCGGGACCGAGATCCTGGAGCACGGCCTGCCGGGCGAGCCCCTCGCGCTGCCCGACCTCGCCGCCGCCGGCGCGGTGGCGCTGTTCCCCTCCCCCGTCCCGACCCCGCCGCCGCCCGCGCCGCCGCGCCTGGTGGTGGTGCCGGACGGCACCTGGAGCCAGGCCCGCCGCATGATGCAGCGGATCCCCGCGCTCCAGCGGCTCCCGCGGCTCACGCTGGGCGGTCCGCCCGACGGCCTGCGCCTGCGCCGCCCCCCGCGCGCCGACGGCATGTCCACGCTGGAGGCGATGGCCGGCACGCTCTCCGCGCTGGGCGCGCCGGACGCGGCGGAGCGGCTCCTCGGGCTGCACGCCGTGGCGGTGGAGCGGGTCCTCAGGCTGCGCGGCACCTGGGAGGCCGGCTGCGCCGAGGCCGCGCACGGCCACCTCCCCCGCGCATAG